Proteins co-encoded in one Arachis hypogaea cultivar Tifrunner chromosome 11, arahy.Tifrunner.gnm2.J5K5, whole genome shotgun sequence genomic window:
- the LOC140176273 gene encoding uncharacterized protein codes for MNPLCKGKEKILHEDNGLVQEVSDDEVDLGSMGCVDESAEDGLDSGVDLDDTNSWHLEKMKTPPNSEDELEEGNYSEKACLLFREGARFGELHLEVGMKFETKWEFREAMREYAIQEGRSINLVKNDNIRCKAVCKVMECPWVAYASRDHEDTCWQIKTFNDDHTCSREDKNRAANRNWVCSKLVKKVIEYPNFRHCEATTYFKTRFDLTLNKNSILRALIVARSVVYGDEKEQYRMVRDYGITLLKTNPSSTVQICTTPQPDGEVTFDRMYMCLSSCKNRFKAGCHPLIGLDGAFLKTRFGGQILSAMGLNANHHIYVIAWAMEMVS; via the coding sequence ATGAATCCACTATGTAAAGGGAAGGAGAAGATATTGCATGAAGACAATGGTTTGGTGCAGGAGGTGAGCGACGATGAAGTTGATCTTGGGTCCATGGGTTGTGTTGATGAAAGTGCAGAGGATGGACTAGACTCAGGTGTTGACTTAGATGACACCAATTCTTGGCACTTAGAGAAGATGAAGACACCTCCAAACTCAGAAGATGAGCTGGAGGAAGGAAATTATTCTGAGAAGGCATGTTTGCTCTTTAGGGAGGGTGCAAGGTTTGGAGAGCTGCATCTTGAGGTTGGCATGAAGTTCGAAACGAAATGGGAATTCAGAGAAGCTATGAGGGAATACGCAATCCAAGAGGGTAGAAGTATAAATCTAGTGAAAAATGATAACATAAGGTGCAAGGCGGTGTGTAAGGTCATGGAGTGTCCATGGGTGGCTTATGCATCAAGAGACCATGAGGACACGTGTTGGCAAATTAAAACCTTCAACGATGACCACACTTGTTCAAGAGAGGACAAGAATAGGGCTGCCAACAGAAACTGGGTATGCAGCAAGCTTGTAAAGAAGGTGATAGAGTATCCAAATTTTAGACACTGCGAGGCTACAACTTACTTCAAGACACGGTTTGATTTGACACTGAATAAGAATTCAATCTTGAGGGCATTAATAGTTGCTAGAAGTGTGGTGTATGGTGATGAGAAAGAGCAATATAGGATGGTTCGGGATTATGGTATTACGctgttgaagaccaatcccagtTCCACTGTGCAAATATGTACCACCCCACAACCAGACGGTGAAGTGACCTTTGATAGGATGTATATGTGCTTAAGCAGCTGTAAAAATAGGTTCAAGGCTGGCTGCCATCCTTTGATAGGGCTGGATGGTGCATTCTTGAAGACAAGGTTTGGTGGCCAGATTTTGTCAGCCATGGGGTTAAATGCAAATCACCATATCTATGTAATAGCTTGGGCTATGGAGATGGTTTCTTGA